In Chryseobacterium gotjawalense, the following are encoded in one genomic region:
- a CDS encoding RNA polymerase sigma factor translates to MDNNTDSWLISNFKNGNEKALAVLIERHQKEIFTFIFYKIMDETLANDVFQDTFMKIIVTLKEGKYNEEGKFVLWAKRIAHNLVIDHFRLKAKHNKVSETSYDNEEFSIFDLIAGKEENIEDQLISRQIQEDLMRMLDYLPENQQEVVRLRFFDGLSFKEIADQTGSSINTTLGRVRYALINLRKIMDEHQIVLTR, encoded by the coding sequence ATGGATAATAATACAGACAGTTGGCTGATCTCGAATTTCAAAAACGGTAACGAAAAAGCGCTCGCCGTACTTATTGAAAGACACCAAAAAGAAATTTTCACCTTCATTTTTTATAAAATAATGGACGAAACCCTGGCAAATGATGTTTTCCAGGATACTTTCATGAAAATTATTGTTACGCTGAAAGAAGGCAAATATAACGAAGAAGGCAAATTTGTCTTATGGGCAAAACGCATCGCACACAATCTGGTCATCGATCATTTCCGGCTGAAAGCAAAGCATAACAAAGTCTCAGAAACGTCTTATGATAATGAAGAGTTTTCTATTTTTGATTTGATCGCCGGGAAAGAGGAAAATATTGAAGACCAATTGATCAGCAGGCAAATTCAGGAAGATTTGATGAGGATGCTGGATTATTTGCCGGAGAATCAACAGGAAGTTGTCCGGTTGCGGTTTTTCGACGGGCTGTCTTTTAAAGAAATTGCAGATCAGACCGGTTCCAGTATCAATACCACATTGGGTAGGGTTCGTTACGCCCTCATTAACTTAAGAAAAATTATGGATGAACATCAAATTGTTTTAACCAGATAA